CAGTCCTCCACCTGGATCGGGATCTCGCCTCGGGTCGCCGCCGCGCGCACGGAATCGCGCAATGCCGTGCAGCCGCTGAAGAACTCGCCGTTCGGGCCGGTCCCGGGCCGCGCGGCGCGACGCTCGGCGCAGGCGCGCAGCGAGTCGGCGTGCCACTGGATGCTGGTCTGCTCCCAGCTGCTCTTGCGGACCTCGACCTGACCACCGCAGGCGTCGCAACGCACGGGCCGCATGGGGGAGTCGGCCAACCGGCCGTCGGCGCGGACCGCCATCAGGCGTTCCCGTTCGCGGCGGCCAGGTTCGCCTCGACCTCGCGGCGCCACGCCTCGTTGGGCCGGGTGGTGTCGATCTCGTACTCGAAGCGGTCCACCATCTCCGGCGTCACGTCGGCCACGTCCACGTAGAACTGCTCGTACCAGCGCCGCAGCTGGTAGACCGGGCCGTCCTCCTCGCACAGCAGCGGGTTGTCGATGCGGGTCTTGTTCCGCCAGATCTGCACGTCCTGCTCGAAGCCGATCTTGATGAACTCGCCGATCTTGCGCGCCGTCTCGTCGGCGTCCGGCAGCCGGTCGGAGCGCTTGACGATGATGCCGTACTGCAGCACGAAGGAGTTCGCGGTGACCGGGTAGTGGCAGTTGATCAGCACCGATTCGACGGCCCTGCGACAGGTCGCCGCCCATGTGCCTGCAGTAGGCGTCGAGGACGTTGAGCTCACCTCGGGAATCGGCCCAGACGACGAGCTTCTGCCCGAACGCGTGCACCGTGTGCGGCTTGCCGTCCTTGAAGCCGCCGGCGAGCCCGAGGCAGTGCCAGCCGCGGGCGAACCGGGTGGGTGCCTCGTCCACCTCGATCTGCCGGACCTCCTCCACAGCGGTCATGCCCTGTCCCGCCTCTCCCTGTCCCGCCTCTCCGCGTTTTTCAGTGGTGGTTGCGTTCGGGAGTGATCTTGCGTTTGGGGGGTTCTTGTGGCTGGGTTGCGTCACGGTCCCCTGAGGTGCGGTTGAGCAGGGCTGGGGTTGACACAGGGGGTGTCATGCTCGTCGTCCCTTCCGGTGGGCAGCAGGTCTGGCCGTGAAGTTAGGTGCCCGCGGCGGCCGGAATGGCCGGTAATCCCACTCACCGGTACCTCCCGGCGGCCCGGTGCCCCGCCCGATCGCAGGATGGCGCAGTGACAGCCCTTCCGCCAACCGGATTGCGCCAACCGGAGTCCTGCTCAACCGCACCTCAGGGGACCGTGATGCAACGCAGTCACAAGAAACCGGGAAACGCGAGATTGATCTCGGGCGAAACCACCACTGAAAATCGCGGAGAGGCGGACTGCGTGCTGGAACGGATCCGCGACGTGCTGCCGGCGATCGCGGAGCGAGCCCGGGACGCGGAGGAGTCCCGGCGACTGCCGGCGGAGACGGTGGCGGACCTGGTTTCGGCCGGTGCGTTCCGGATGCTGCAACCGGAGCGGTTCGGCGGTCTGGAAGGCGATCCGGCGCAGTTCTACGAGGTCGTCCGCGAGGTGTCGGCGGTGTGCGGCTCCACCGGCTGGGTGCTCTCGGTGCTCGGCGTGCACCCGTGGCACGTCGGCCTGTTCCCGGGCGAAGCGCAGGAGGAGGTCTGGGCGGACGGCCCGGATGCGCTGATCTGCTCCTCGTACGCACCCATCGGGCGGCTCCGCGCGGTTGACGGCGGCTGCGTGCTCAACGGCAGGTGGAGCTTCGCCTCTGGCTGCGATCACGCGAACTGGGCGCTGCTCGGCGGGTTGGTCGTCGGCGACGGCGGGCGACCGGTCGACTTCCTCAGCGTCCTGGTTCCCCGCGCGGACTTCCAGGTGCTGGACGTGTGGGATCCCGTCGGCCTGCGCGGCACCGGGAGCAACGATGTCGTCGTGGACAAGGCGTTCGTGCCTGATCACCGGATCGTCCGCAACTACGACATCGCGCAGCTGCGCGGCCCCGGCCGGGCGGTGAACCGGGGGCCGCTGTACGCGATGCCGTTCGGCGCGGTGTTCACCACGGCGGTCGCGGCACCGGTCGTCGGCGTCGTGGCGGGCAGCTACGCCGGCTACGTCTCGGTCATGCGCGACCGGGTGCGGCTGAGCCTCGGCGGTGGCCGCTTCGTGGAGGACCAGGGCGCTCAGGTGGCGGTGGCGCGCGCGGCATCGGAGATCGACGCGGCGGTCCTGCAACTGGACCGCAACATCACCGAGCTCTACGACCACGCGGTGCGCGGCGCGGAGATCCCGGCGGAGCTGCGGCTGCGCACCCGCCGGGACCAGGTGCGCGCCACCGAGCGCGCGGTGGGGGCCATCGACCTGCTCTTCCAGAGCGCAGGCGGGAATTCGCTGCGACGGGGCAACCCGGTCGAACGGGCCTGGCGCGACGCGCACGCGGGCAGCATGCACGTGGCCAACGACGCGCAGCGCGCGCTCGCGCTGTACGGCAAGGGGGAGTTCGACCTGCCGGTCGAGGACACGCTGGTCTGAGCTCGGGTGCGGCTCCTCGCGGTTCGATCGAGTGCAAGCGCGAGCGGGCGGCGCGACCCGTCCCGGTGAGCGGTACGTTGGCGGGGACGGCGACCAGGCGCCCCGCACAATCAGGGGCGCGACCGGATCGACCGAGGGGGAACAGGTGCCCAGAATCGCCGAGGCCAGGCCGCCCGCGGAGCCCAGCTCGCAGGAGCAGAAGGCGCGTCAGCGCCGGATCCTGCGAGCCGCCGCGAGCCTCGCCACCGAGCGAGGGCTCGACCGCGTGCAGATGCAGGACGTGGCGAAGGAAGCAGGCGTCGCGATCGCCACGCTGTACCGCTACTTCCCCTCGAAGACGCACCTGTTCACCGCCGTCATGGCCGAGCAGGTGGAGCAGCTGGACGGCCTGGCGCGCCCGCCGCGGCCCGGGCAGGACCCGGTCGAGGCGGTGTGCGAGCTGCTGCTGCGCTCCAGCCGGAAGCTGCTGAGCCGCCCGCTGCTGGCCAGCGCGATGATGCAGTCCAACGTCCAGGCCAACGCCGCGACGGTCAGCGAAGCGATCCGCATCGACAAGCTGATGCAGGACGCGGTGCTGCGGATGCTGGGCATCGACAGCCCGACGGCCCGGGACATCCGCCTGGTGAGCCTGGTGATCGAGTGCTGGTACGGGATGCTGAGCTCGGCGCTCAACGGCAGGCTGTCCATGGCCGACGTGGAGGAGGAGATCAGCCTGGCCTGCGGTCTCCTCCTCGCCGCCCGCTCCAACGCCTAGCCGGTCACCTGCGGGATGCGATGTTCTGGATTCCCGTGGTGTCCAGCTCCGCGACGCTGTAGGCCGCGTAGGTCCGGTGCGGTTCGCGACCGGAGAAGTACGGCGTGAGGTTGTCGTCGAGCTCGTCGACGCTGAAGGTCCCCGTCGCCGCGGTGAACTTCCGCTCCACCGTGGGCGGGGCCAGCAGCGCGACCATGTCGCCGTAGACCACGAAGACCTGCCCGTTGATCTCCTCCGCCGCCGGTGATGCCAGGTAGGCCGCGAACGTGCCGACCCGCTCCGGGGCCAGGATGTCCAGCTCACCGCCGCTGGGGTCGGCGCTGAAGACGTGGGCCGTCATGTCGGTGCGGGCCCGCGGGCAGATCGCGTTGGTGCGCACCCCGTACC
This portion of the Saccharopolyspora antimicrobica genome encodes:
- a CDS encoding ferredoxin; protein product: MAVRADGRLADSPMRPVRCDACGGQVEVRKSSWEQTSIQWHADSLRACAERRAARPGTGPNGEFFSGCTALRDSVRAAATRGEIPIQVED
- the hsaA gene encoding 3-hydroxy-9,10-secoandrosta-1,3,5(10)-triene-9,17-dione monooxygenase oxygenase subunit encodes the protein MLERIRDVLPAIAERARDAEESRRLPAETVADLVSAGAFRMLQPERFGGLEGDPAQFYEVVREVSAVCGSTGWVLSVLGVHPWHVGLFPGEAQEEVWADGPDALICSSYAPIGRLRAVDGGCVLNGRWSFASGCDHANWALLGGLVVGDGGRPVDFLSVLVPRADFQVLDVWDPVGLRGTGSNDVVVDKAFVPDHRIVRNYDIAQLRGPGRAVNRGPLYAMPFGAVFTTAVAAPVVGVVAGSYAGYVSVMRDRVRLSLGGGRFVEDQGAQVAVARAASEIDAAVLQLDRNITELYDHAVRGAEIPAELRLRTRRDQVRATERAVGAIDLLFQSAGGNSLRRGNPVERAWRDAHAGSMHVANDAQRALALYGKGEFDLPVEDTLV
- a CDS encoding TetR family transcriptional regulator, with the translated sequence MPRIAEARPPAEPSSQEQKARQRRILRAAASLATERGLDRVQMQDVAKEAGVAIATLYRYFPSKTHLFTAVMAEQVEQLDGLARPPRPGQDPVEAVCELLLRSSRKLLSRPLLASAMMQSNVQANAATVSEAIRIDKLMQDAVLRMLGIDSPTARDIRLVSLVIECWYGMLSSALNGRLSMADVEEEISLACGLLLAARSNA